The proteins below are encoded in one region of Dioscorea cayenensis subsp. rotundata cultivar TDr96_F1 chromosome 18, TDr96_F1_v2_PseudoChromosome.rev07_lg8_w22 25.fasta, whole genome shotgun sequence:
- the LOC120282103 gene encoding golgin subfamily B member 1, whose protein sequence is MSRVPKWKAEKTKVKVVFRLQFHASHIPQPGWDKLFVSFIPADTGKVIGKTTKAIVRNGNCKWSDPLYETTRLLQDTRTKKYDDKLYKLVVAMGSSRSSLLGEANINLADYADALKPSCASLPLHGSDFGTILHVTVQLLTSKTGFREFEQQRELNEKGFQVVSGHKNLYPADSRAASSEAIIGHEDKANAKVRFKADSAELPSVEEAGESNESYEDSATGIDGSSYTSDSFHAEKNDNSGIPEIDTLKSTNSGDIGASPHSSSLPPEKEGRNDNTCWARGSNGWIHGWSSDYSVDNDLAVAYEENNRLRARLEAAESNISQLKLEASSLQALTDEFVVETQKLTHQLATELTSGERMAAEVSKLKSECLKLKGDVEELKFANAMHFSYSPARKLEAAPGVTLQDRQLLSHEFQIKWLQELLLIEGQVKEIQNKACLGYHESEFNFLYSDFEVLDRLTQNLKQGMMEATSLRLVEGFQNKGSQSLRALQSDCFIQCQTLERSCGSHHPDGRLYYSSGDHQVDPIADNAMDGRMYELLGELELLKTENESLTKKMNQMECYYESLIQEIEENQKHALNELESLKSERGTSLFTISALQNQIEKLHQDMNEQYIRFAEDRHNLDSLNKELEKRAIISENALKRVRRNYSVAVDRLQKDLELLSFQVLSMYETNESLAKQALTDVSDFLVHYHSDDSAEYAQQSSQYQDFYKQNGARMYPDTILVKQEKLLASTLHGLPQNITQEVDHHFGLAEESKGIFQKYGSVNFELPIIDEHVNGVKSEVHMASQQNNIKGQNYLVVPSGISSVTPSSNELVEMSSITKSYLGTPATVKCTSLEIQNKCAEPDNQLAEQKDSLEELRSSSHMLKSLQSKTEAELSELCALNLQSEVFSYVIEETIHDLNDVIMHMKGKMNELEQQIEYSNEMNRSFRSTLQSAKDEARILKENEIKYMSICDDLTLKSRILEAKLQDISEENTFFIQKAAENERLLMEYRTHESKYNALTEERKELELFLKQELVEKQRLQAELNSAIVNIESLKRDYNEQSSINDELLKTIVNVKEKLVSLSYVLASSDDQINDPTLDIEDDVESGNCSDIFLLLKQLQQNANRRISRICQEKKEIEQQRDIVQYSLKDSEYQLSLMRQKFESELDEITKKLEFSNSVVEKLKLESEDIAQKLKISSDAEEKYAMENQELLSSLEVLKNELEHASSENTGLVRQLQQFEHDSRELERLKLDFTNCMQENRTLMLSVQAGKEASIKVENEIRGLEERLKWTHEELQSEQQEKMELEALIFDLTSQSKEKAQLLFSLNEQLAELTHLRERVSDLESQNFALQQDLSLNEECRRRIEGEALSVHAQFTDLESVLIQYSLIADIEVTYLKNHFHSRVMELVNQVDTSKNDFNELHLKYLDVITALKKSMINEAQLQDENAKLSKAFDSLKSEFDMLISERDKLVNCVNRKIDVLTESEDLKPRAAIEADDRQERNRYENEIRNLTNLLVSFEEEMDNLRSSRDELIITDILLRSKIDEQRAGISVLEALDAELRKLQEQNNDLAYKLSEQTLKTEEFKNLSIHLRELKDKADAECNQAREKREHEGSSHAVQDSLRIAFIKEQCETKLQELKTQLYGSKKHAEEMLYKLQDAIDEIECGKKREVSFVKKIEELSTKVSELEAELQMLLTNRRELVKACDRMKAELECTQLSLDCCKEEKLKFELSLHESNEEKTKLRVELDLVKRLLENMSSTTDVQSQRYRESGTHNATSIGEILKDGETGFSVHQEALCRTGITDKNDKVPLETVDPVNIAPRSQSFDRSFSSGEEKDLMLVRVDENSLRVNLKDGHVSDSLHTQHTLLENDTKHMDEMKEHFKEQQRLVSEMNLLHRELERLKNENLTSLLPLEDHSLDQALQGLERELSQLERANEHLGNIFPLFKDFSGTGNALERVLALELELAESLQVKKPDTRFQSSFLKQHSNEEAVFQSFRDINELIRDMLDIKRKNAAVETELKEMQDRYSQLSLKFAEVEGERQKLLMTLKNRTPKKS, encoded by the exons ATGTCAAGGGTGCCTAAATGGAAGGCTGAAAAGACGAAAGTGAAAGTGGTTTTTCGACTTCAGTTCCATGCTTCACAT ATTCCTCAACCTGGATGGGACAAGTTATTTGTGTCCTTTATCCCAGCAGACACGGGGAAAGTGATTGGCAAAACAACAAAAGCTATTGTGAGGAATGGGAACTGCAAATGGTCTGATCCTCTATATGAAACCACAAGACTACTTCAAGACACAAGGACCAAAAAATATGATGACAAGCTATACAAACTTGTTGTGGCGATG GGATCTTCCAGATCCAGTCTTCTTGGGGAGGCCAATATCAACCTAGCTGACTATGCTGATGCATTAAAACCTTCTTGTGCTTCTCTGCCCCTGCATGGATCTGACTTTGGAACAATTTTACAT GTCACAGTCCAGCTTCTAACGTCAAAGACTGGCTTCAG AGAATTTGAACAACAAAGGGAGCTCAATGAAAAGGGGTTTCAGGTGGTATCAGGCCACAAAAATCTTTATCCTGCTGATAGCAGAGCAGCTTCTTCTGAGGCAATTATTGGACATGAGGACAAG GCCAATGCAAAAGTTAGGTTTAAAGCAGATTCTGCTGAATTACCTTCAGTTGAGGAGGCTGGAGAATCTAATGAAAGCTATGAAGATTCTGCTACAGGAATTGACGGCTCATCTTATACATCTGATAGTTTTCATGCGGAAAAGAATGATAACTCTGGAATACCTGAAATTGATACCCTAAAGAGCACAAATTCTGGTGACATTGGGGCATCTCCCCATAGTTCAAGTCTTCCTCCTGAGAAAGAAGGCCGGAATGACAATACTTGCTGGGCACGAGGTTCCAATGGTTGGATTCATGGATGGAGTTCAGACTATTCCGTAGACAATGATCTAGCTGTTGCTTATGAGGAAAACAATAGGCTCAGAGCAAGACTGGAGGCAGCTGAATCAAATATTTCACAGCTTAAACTTGAAGCAAGTTCGTTACAAGCACTCACAGATGAATTTGTTGTGGAAACTCAAAAACTAACTCATCAGCTTGCTACTGAGCTCACTTCCGGGGAAAGAATGGCTGCAGAAGTCTCCAAATTGAAGTCCGAGTGCTTGAAGCTCAAAGGTGATGTTGAAGAACTAAAATTTGCTAATGCAATGCACTTCTCCTATTCCCCTGCAAGGAAACTTGAAGCTGCACCTGGGGTTACTCTGCAAGATCGACAATTGTTGTCTCATGAATTTCAGATCAAATGGCTCCAAGAATTATTGCTCATTGAGGGTCAAGTCAAGGAAATTCAAAACAAGGCTTGCCTTGGTTACCATGAAAGCgagtttaattttctttattctgATTTTGAAGTTCTCGACCGTCTTACGCAAAATCTTAAGCAAGGTATGATGGAGGCCACTTCGCTTAGATTGGTTGAAGGCTTTCAGAATAAGGGGAGTCAGAGTCTGCGTGCTTTGCAATCTGATTGCTTTATCCAATGTCAAACATTGGAAAGATCTTGTGGGTCTCATCATCCAGATGGCAGGTTATACTACTCAAGTGGTGATCATCAAGTAGATCCTATAGCAGACAATGCTATGGATGGGAGAATGTATGAACTTCTTGGTGAACTGGAGTTGTTGAAAACTGAAAATGAAAGCCTCACAAAGAAAATGAACCAGATGGAATGCTATTATGAATCTCTTATTCAAGAGATTGAGGAAAACCAGAAGCACGCCCTGAATGAGTTGGAGAGCCTCAAAAGTGAACGTGGTACTAGCCTCTTTACAATTTCTGCTCTCCAAAATCAAATAGAAAAGTTGCACCAAGACATGAATGAACAGTACATCAGGTTTGCTGAGGATAGGCACAACCTAGATTCTCTCAACAAGGAACTTGAAAAGAGAGCTATTATATCAGAGAATGCTCTTAAAAGGGTTCGTCGGAACTACTCTGTAGCTGTGGATCGTCTTCAGAAAGACCTTGAACTACTCTCATTCCAAGTTTTATCTATGTATGAGACAAATGAAAGCCTTGCAAAACAAGCTCTGACTGATGTTTCTGATTTTCTTGTTCATTATCATTCTGATGATAGTGCAGAATATGCTCAACAATCTTCTCAGTACCAAGATTTCTACAAACAGAATGGCGCAAGAATGTATCCAGACACTATACTTGTGAAGCAGGAGAAGCTACTTGCTTCAACGCTGCATGGTCTACCGCAAAACATCACCCAAGAAGTAGACCACCACTTTGGCCTTGCTGAAGAAAGCAAaggaatatttcaaaaatatggaTCTGTGAATTTCGAGTTGCCAATTATTGATGAGCATGTGAATGGCGTGAAGTCAGAGGTGCATATGGCTTCTCAACAAAATAACATCAAAGGGCAGAATTATCTGGTAGTTCCTAGTGGGATATCATCAGTAACTCCCAGCAGCAATGAGCTTGTAGAGATGTCCTCCATTACCAAGTCCTATCTTGGCACTCCGGCAACTGTTAAATGTACATCATTAGAGATTCAGAACAAATGTGCTGAACCAGATAATCAGCTTGCAGAGCAAAAAGATTCTTTGGAAGAATTAAGATCATCATCGCATATGCTGAAAAGCCTTCAGTCGAAGACCGAAGCTGAACTTTCAGAATTATGTGCACTTAACCTGCAGTCTGAAGTTTTCTCCTATGTCATAGAAGAAACTATTCATGATTTGAACGATGTGATTATGCACATGAAAGGTAAGATGAATGAACTTGAACAGCAAATAGAGTATTCGAATGAGATGAACAGATCATTTAGGTCTACGCTGCAAAGTGCCAAGGATGAGGCCAGAATATTAAAGGAGAATGAAATCAAATACATGTCAATCTGTGATGATTTGACATTAAAAAGCCGTATTCTGGAAGCAAAGTTACAAGATATTTCAGAGGAGAATACATTTTTTATTCAGAAGGCTGCAGAAAATGAAAGATTGTTAATGGAATACAGAACTCATGAAAGCAAGTATAATGCTTTGACTGAAGAAAGAAAGGAACTTGAGTTATTTCTGAAACAGGAGTTAGTAGAAAAGCAACGTCTTCAAGCTGAACTTAACTCTGCAATTGTAAACATTGAATCTTTGAAAAGGGATTATAATGAGCAGTCCTCTATCAATGATGAACTGCTGAAAACTATTGTAAATGTCAAGGAAAAGCTGGTGAGTCTAAGTTATGTCTTGGCTTCTTCTGATGATCAAATCAATGATCCTACACTTGACATTGAGGATGACGTGGAGAGTGGGAACTGCAGTGatattttcttgcttttgaAGCAGTTACAGCAGAATGCGAACAGGAGAATTTCTAGAATCTGTCAAGAGAAGAAGGAGATAGAGCAACAGAGAGATATTGTTCAATATTCATTAAAAGATTCAGAATATCAGCTTTCATTGATGAGGCAGAAGTTTGAATCGGAATTGGATGAGATAACAAAAAAGCTAGAGTTTTCCAACTCTGTAGTGGAGAAGCTTAAATTAGAATCAGAGGATATTGCACAGAAGCTTAAAATTAGTTCAGATGCCGAGGAAAAATATGCTATGGAGAATCAGGAATTATTATCAAGTTTAgaagttttgaaaaatgaaTTAGAACATGCTTCCAGCGAAAACACAGGTCTTGTTAGACAGCTGCAGCAGTTTGAACATGACTCTAGGGAGCTTGAGAGGCTGAAACTAGATTTTACTAATTGCATGCAAGAGAATAGGACATTGATGTTATCTGTACAGGCTGGCAAAGAAGCATCTATCAAAGTGGAAAATGAAATCAGAGGCTTGGAGGAAAGGTTGAAATGGACTCATGAAGAACTGCAGTcagaacaacaagaaaaaatggAACTTGAAGCTTTGATTTTCGATCTTACGTCACAATCGAAGGAGAAAGCACAACTTTTGTTCTCTCTAAATGAACAATTAGCTGAATTGACCCACCTCAGAGAAAGGGTATCTGATCTAGAATCACAGAATTTCGCATTACAGCAGGATTTATCCCTGAATGAAGAATGCAGGAGGAGGATAGAAGGTGAAGCTTTGTCTGTGCATGCCCAATTCACTGATCTGGAATCTGTCCTCATACAGTATTCTTTAATTGCAGACATTGAAGTTACATACTTGAAAAACCACTTCCATTCTAGGGTGATGGAACTTGTTAATCAAGTAGATACATCAAAGAATGACTTTAATGAGCTTCATTTGAAATATCTAGATGTTATTACTGCTCTGAAGAAATCCATGATTAATGAAGCTCAATTGCAAGACGAAAATGCAAAATTATCAAAAGCATTTGATTCGCTCAAATCTGAATTTGACATGCTTATTTCTGAAAGAGACAAGCTTGTTAATTGTGTGAACAGAAAAATTGATGTGTTGACTGAATCTGAGGATTTGAAGCCCAGAGCTGCAATTGAAGCAGATGATAGACAAGAAAGAAacagatatgaaaatgaaatcagGAATTTGACAAATCTGCTTGTGAGTTTTGAAGAAGAGATGGACAACCTAAGATCCTCAAGGGATGAGTTAATAATTACAGATATATTACTTAGATCTAAGATTGATGAACAGCGTGCCGGAATATCAGTGCTGGAGGCCTTGGATGCTGAGCTGAGAAAACTACAGGAGCAGAATAATGACCTTGCGTATAAGCTTTCTGAACAAACTTTGAAGACAGAGGAGTTCAAGAATTTATCTATCCATTTAAGGGAGCTGAAAGACAAGGCAGATGCTGAATGCAATCAAGCTCGTGAAAAAAGGGAGCATGAGGGATCTTCACATGCAGTGCAAGACTCATTGAGAATTGCTTTTATCAAAGAGCAGTGTGAAACTAAGCTTCAAGAGCTGAAAACCCAGCTGTATGGCTCCAAAAAACATGCAGAAGAAATGCTATATAAATTGCAAGATGCTATCGATGAAATAGAGTGtgggaagaaaagagaagtttCTTTTGTGAAGAAAATTGAAGAGCTGTCGACTAAGGTCTCTGAATTAGAGGCTGAGCTACAGATGTTACTGACAAACAGGAGGGAGTTAGTGAAGGCATGTGACAGAATGAAAGCTGAATTGGAATGCACTCAATTAAGCCTGGACTGCTGCAAGGAAGAGAAGCTAAAATTTGAGTTATCTTTGCATGAATCTAATGAGGAAAAGACAAAGCTTAGAGTTGAACTTGACTTGGTGAAGCGACTGTTGGAAAATATGTCCTCTACCACAGATGTCCAATCACAAAGATATCGTGAATCTGGTACTCATAATGCTACATCAATTGGTGAAATATTGAAAGATGGGGAGACTGGCTTTTCAGTTCATCAAGAAGCACTTTGTAGAACTGGAATCACAGATAAGAATGATAAAGTACCTCTCGAGACAGTAGATCCTGTAAATATTGCACCAAGAAGCCAATCCTTTGACAGGTCATTTTCATCAGGAGAAGAGAAAGATTTAATGCTGGTTCGTGTTGATGAAAATTCACTTAGAGTAAACTTAAAG GATGGCCATGTGTCTGATAGCCTCCATACGCAACATACCCTTCTAGAGAACGACACAAAACACATGGATGAAATGAAGGAGCATTTCAAAGAGCAGCAAAGACTGGTTTCGGAAATGAATCTTCTTCACAGAGAG CTGGAGAGGTTGAAAAATGAGAATTTGACTTCTCTTCTCCCCTTAGAGGATCATAGTCTTGATCAAGCTCTTCAAGGTTTAGAACGGGAACTATCCCAGCTTGAGAGA